In Xanthomonas campestris pv. phormiicola, the DNA window GCTGCGGCACGTGCGCCGCCTGCCGGCGCCGCAGCGCGTTGCGGACGATCGCGGCGAACACGCCAAGTCCGACGCCCAGCATCAGCCCCACTGCCAGCACCAGCACCGGATTGGGAAATGCGGGACGCTCGGGCACGTACGCCGCCCACGGCGCGGAGGTGTCGTAGGTGTAGCGCGCGCCGAGCCGGGCGAACAGATCGTCGCGCTCGGACTTGAGGCTGCGGATGGTCGCGTTCTTCTCCGACAACAGCATGTTGCCGAGCAATTGCTGTTCGACGCTGCCCTTGCCCTCGGCCTGCTGTTGCAGCAGGTGCGTGCGCTCGGCCTGCGTCGCGGCCAGTTCGCCGCCGATGTCCTGCAGGCGTTCGCGCGCCTGTTGCATCGGCACGGCCTGGATACGCCGATGCAGCGCCTGCAGCTGCGCCGTCGTCGCCGTGGCCAGGGCGCGCGCCTGCTGCGCCGAATCGGCGCGCAGGCTCAGCTCGATCAGGTTGGCATAGGGATCCGGATCCAGTTTCAGGCTGCTGCGGTACAGCGCGGCCTCACGCCCTTTCAACGGCAGACCCAGACTCTGCAGCACCTGGTCCTGGAACAGCCGGGTCTTGATCCGCTCGATCACGCGCTGGAACGGCTCCAGCTTGGGATCGCGCCCGGCCGGGGTCGGGCCGAACTCGCCGACCTGCACCCACGCGGTGGCCTGCCACTGGCGCGTGGCCACATGCAGGAACGCGAACGCCAGCGCCAGCGTGGCGAGCAGCGGCAGCACGCACCATCGCCACTCGCGGCGCAGGATCCGCCACAGGTCGATCAGGTAGATTTCGTCTTCTTTCATGGCAAGGTGGGTCTCGGGGAAGAGGATGGCGGCAGCGCCTGCCCCGCCCTGCCCGCCGCCGCGCGGCGGTTCGGCAGCAGCGCGCTGCCGGCGTGCAGGAGCAGGCACAGCGCGATGAAGCCGGCGTTGGTCCAGGTGAAGGCCTGCGGCGCGAACGGCGACATCAGGCAGGCATAGGCGATACGCAGGAACACCAGCAGGTTGAACAGGGACACCGTGCTGCCGAGCAGGCGCACGCTCCACAGCAGCGCCGCGTACAGCGCCAGCATCGCCGCCAGCGCGGCGCCGGCGCCGCCGGCCAACAGGAACGGGAAGAACTCGGTGCCGACGTTGATGTTCGGCGCATCCAGCGGAATGCCGGTGCCGGCGGTGGCGATCGAGCCGCTCAGCGGCACCAGCTGGTTGACCAGGAAACTGGTGTTGATGTAGCCCTTGGCCAGCATCGCGCCGAAGTTGTACGGGCCGGCACCGATGTACAGCAGCAGCCACTTGATGCCCTGCGGCGCGGCGCGATACAGGCCGCTGAACGGCAGCGTCACCGAATCCAGCGAGCCCGAGCGCAGCGTGCCGAGCAGCGAGAACGCCGCGCCGCCGGCGACCAGCAACGCCACGATGGCCTTCCACGGCATCGGCCGCGCCGGATCGCGCCGCAGCAGCAGGAGCAGCGCGAAGCTGAACAAGGCGGTGAAGATGCGATTGCGGTCGATCACCAGCACCGGGAACACGAAGCCGGCGACGATCATCGCGTTGCGCAGCGCCTTGTCGCGCACGCACAGCAGCGCGATCGGCGGCAGGATCCAGCACATGTTGGACAGGTGCCGCACGTGCGAATGCAGCGGCGTCAGGTCGGCATACGCGGAAGGGTTGGTGAACAGCGGAATCGGGAACAGCGCCAGGTCCAGCACGCAGAACACGCCGACCAGCGCGGCCAGGCACAGCGCGACGAAGGCCTCGCGGGTGCCGGCATAGCGGCGCGCGCGAAACGCCGCCAGCGACGGCAAGCGGATGCCGTGCAGCGCATCCAGCAACAGCGTCGTTGCGGCCGCGGCGGCCAGCAAGGCGATGCCGGCGGAATAGCCGGGCGGCAGATCGAAGCTGAGCAGGGTCAGCGCGCAACTGAACAGCAGCGGCAGGCCGAAATAGCTCGACGGCAGAAGCAACAGGCGTTTCATGCGCGCCCCGCCAGCGGTGCCGGCGCTGCCGGCTGGATCCGCGCCAACAGCGACAGCCACGCATGCGCCAGCAGGTGGCAGCCCAGCAGCACCGGATCGCGGCGCAGGAACGCGATCTTGGCGGCGATGTAGTGCGCCTGTGCGCGCAGCAGGGTGCGGCACGGCGCATCGAACAGCGCGGCGCGGCGCAGCGCCACCCGCCGCGATTCGGCCAGATTGGCCAGGCGGCTGGGCAGGTGCCGGGTCCTGCTGGCATTGGCGCCATGCAGCCGGTAGGCGCAGACGGCGATGTCGATGAAGCCCAGCGCATCGCGCGCGACCAGGCGCAGGAAGAAATCCCAGTCCTCGATGTGCAGTTCTTCGCTCCAGGCCAGGCGCGCCTGCAGCGCACTGCGCCGCACCAGGGTCACCGCCCCGCTCACCGCCCAGTGGCCGATCACCGCGCGGCGGATGCCGGCATCGCTCAGGTACAGGCGTTTGTCCACGCCGTGCAGGTCGCGCATGCTGCTCTGGTGCAGCAGGCGCCCGTCCGCGTCGACCACGACGGCGTCGCCGATCACCGCGGTCTTGCCCGGCGAGGCGCGCAGATAGGCGACCTGCGCGGCCAGGCCGCCAGGCAGCAGGTAATCGTCGCTGGCGCCCAGGCGCAGGAATTCGCCGCTGGCCATCGCCACCAGGTGGTTCAACGTGGCGGCGATGCCGCGGTTCTCGCGCTGCCAGAACCGCACCGGCACGCGGTGGCCATGCAGCGCGATCCACTCGGCGATGCGCGCGGCGGTGGCGTCGCTGGAGCCGTCGTCGACGATCACGATCTCCTTGTTCGGATACGGATCCTCCAGCACGCTGTCCAGGCAGCGCTGCACGAAGCGTTCGTGGTTGTACGCCGGCACCAGCACCGACACCAGCGGCGCGTCATCGCGAACTCCACATTCGTCCATCAGCGCCACCCTCCCAGATAGCGCCGCACCACCACGACGTTGAACGCCAGGTACAGCGCATAGTTGACGGCGAACGCGTAGGCGGCCCCGATCAGGCCCATGCGCGCGGTGAACAGGTACACCAGCCCCAGATAGCTGGCGGCGAACACGCATTCGGAGATCACGAACAGCCGCGTCATCGCCTTGGCCAGCATCAGGTAGGACAGCACGAACGAGGCGATCTTGATCACGTCGCCGACCAGCTGCGGCGCGTACAGCGGCGCGGCCGCGGCGAAGCCGGCGGCGAACAGCAGCCGGGTGAGCCAGTCGCGGCACAGGTAGATCGCCGCGGCCAAGACGATCACCGCCGGCAACACATAGCGGTAGGCGCTGCGCAACTCCAGCAGCAGCCCGGCGCGGTCGCGCAGCGCGGCCAGCTTGGGCAGGTAGTAGACGTTGATCGCCGTGGTGAAGAACAGCAGATAGGCGTCGGAGACCTTGCTCACCGCCTGCCAGTAGCCGACCTGCTGCCAGCCGAAGCTCCCGGCAAGATGGTCGCGCACGCCGATGTTGACCAGCAGCGGCAGCAGCGCCGAGGTCAGCGTCATCACCGAGAACGCGGCCAGGCGCCGGGTCATTTCCACATCGAAGCGGATGCGCAGCATGTCGCGGCGGAAGTACGGGCTGCGCCGCAGCGCCGGCACACCGGCGCACAGCCACAGCACCTGCCCGGCGACCAGCGCCAGCAGCGCGCCGTACAGCTGCAGCCAGCGCGCCAACCACAGCACCACCAGCACGCTGAGCACCGAGCCGGCGACCTGGATGAAGGCCAGCCGGCGCACGTCCATGAAACCGTTGACCACGGCCAGGATGTAGTTGACCAGGGCGATGCCGAGCTGGGCCACGGCCAGCACGCAGATCAGGCTCTGGTACTGCGGATCGCCGAGCAGGCGCTGCGCGATCTGGTGGCTGAACAGCAGCGCGAGCACGCCCATCGCGCAGGCGGCGCAGCAGGCATAACCCAGCGCCGCGCCCAGCAACCGCGCCAGCTGCTGCGCATCGTCGCGGTATTCGGCCACGTACTTGACGATGCCGGCGCCGATGCCGCCGCCGGCCAGCACCGCCAGCAGCGACATCAGGCTGGTGAACTGGCCGAGCCGCGCGACCCCGGCCGGTCCGGCGTAGACCGCCACCAGCTTCAGCACCAGCAGCGCGGCCAGCAGCTTGGCCGCGGTGGCCGCGCCGCTGTACACGCCGCTGCGCAGCACGTTCATGGCGCGGTGGCCTCGAACGCCAGGCAGGCGGCGATCACCTGCTCCACCGCATCCGCATCCAGGGTCGGCCCGATCGGCAGGCTCAGTACTTCACGGTGCAACTGCTCGCACAGCGGCAGGCTGCATCCGCTCAGTGCGGCATAGGCCGGCTGCCGGTGCGGCGGCAGCGGATAGTGCACCAGGCAGTGGATGCCGCTGGCCAGCAGATGGCGCTGCAGCGCGTCGCGCCGGGCGCAGCGCAGCACGAACAGATGCCAGGCATGGCGCGCTTCGTCGGCCACCTGCGGCAGCTGGATCAGCGGATGCACGATGCGCGCGCGATAGCGCTGCGCCACCTCGCGGCGGCGCGCGATGTCGGCATCCAGATGGTTCAGCTTGACCCGCAGCAGCGCCGCCTGCATCTCGTCCAGGCGCGAATTCACGCCTTGCACCAGGTGCCGGTACTTGATGTCCGACCCGTAGTTGCGCAGCATCCGGATCTGCGCCGCCAGCGCGGCATCGTCGGTCGCCACCGCACCGCCGTCGCCGAGCGCGCCCAGGTTCTTGCCGGGAAAGAAACTGAAGCCGGCGGCATCGCCGAAGCTGCCGGCGTGGCGCCCGTGCAGGCGCGCGCCATGCGCCTGCGCGGCGTCCTCGATCAACAGCAGACCATGCTGCCGCGCCAGCACCCGCAGCGCCGCCATGTCGGCCAGCTGCCCGTACAGGTGCACCGCCATGATCGCCCGCGTGCGCGGCCCGATCGCGCGCTCCACGCAGGCCGGATCCAGGTTGAAGCTGATCGGGTCCGGCTCCACCGGCACCGGCTGCAGCCGGTTCTCGCTGATCGCCAGGAAGCTGGCGATGAAGGTGTTGCCCGGCACGATCACCTCGTCGCCCTCGCGCAGTCGGCCGAGTTCGCGGTAGCCGCGCAGGATCAGGCTCAGCGCGTCCATGCCGTTGCCCACGCCGATGGCATGAGCGGTGCCGCAATAGCCGGCGAACTCGCGCTCGAACGCCGCCAGTTCCTCGCCCAGCACGTACCAGCCCGAGTCGATCACCCGCGCCGCCGCCGCCTTCAGTTCGTCGGCGTAGCGCGCGTTGAGCGCGCGCAGATCCAGGAACGGTACGCTCATCGCAGATCCCAGGCGTAGAAATCGTGGACCACCCCACGCGCGCCGAAGCGCTCCTTCTGCGTGACCAGGCCCTCGTTGAGGACGCGGCCCTGCTGTTCGGTGGAGATGCCCAGGCTGAAGTACTCGCGTTGCGCGTAGCGGGTTTCGATCAGCTCGGCCAGCAGCAGGCTCAGCGCATCCAGGCGCCGGCCCTGCTCGGAGCAGGCCAGGTACTGGGTATGCACCACCCGGCCGAAGTCGTACAGCAGCGTGCCGGCCAGCAGCGTCTGACCGTCGCGCACTTCGTACAACGCCAGCTGTTCCGGGAAGCGCCCGCACAACAGGCGCAGCTCCTGCAGGCTGTGGGTCGGGGTGGCGCCGTGGCGTTGCAGCACCTGGCTCAGCAGCGCATGGAACTGCGCCGGATCGGCGTTGCGCTGCACGCGCAGGCCGGCCTTGCGCGCCTTGCAGATCGAGCGCCGCCGCTCGGCGGCGAAGCGCAGCGGCTCGCGCAGGGCGATCGCCGAGGACAGGTCGCGGCGCTGCAGGCGCGCGCCGAGCCGATGCAGCGCATAGAGGTCTTCGTCCGCCGGCGACGCATGGAACAGGTGCGGCACCGCCTTGTACAGCAGCTCGTGCACGCCGCGGGCGCGGTAGTGCGCGGCGATCTGCTCGAACACCGCCAGCGTCGCCGCCGCGCGCAGATCGTGCGCGGACAGCAATCCGGCGTAGCTCAGCCCGGCATGGCTGACCACCCGCGCACCCTCGATGTTGGCCGGAAACGCAGCCACCGGCGCACCGCCGCGCTCGACCAGCAGCGAGGCATCGACGAAGCGCTCGGCGTGATACTCCATGTAGCCGCGCCGGTGCAGCAGGTTGCCGTTCCTGGACTGGGCGATCAACGCGTCCCAGGCGGGCGCATCGGCGGCGGTATACGGCCTAACCGAAAACATCGCCGTTCCCCGCGCCCATGTCGCCGGCAAGCGGCGCCACCGCCACGCCGAACCCATCGCGGCCCATGTCGTTGCCGTTGTAGAACATCAGCAGGCGGTCGCGGTGCCGGATCAGCGCCGGATAGCACAGCGTGCGCGCATCCCAGCCGCTGGGCGAACGTTGCAGGCCGAAGGCGTCGTCGCAACGCCGCCAGTGGCGGCCGTCGTCGCTGCGCGCCACGCCGGGGAAGTACGCGCCGTCGCGGTTGCCGCGGGTGAAATACATCAGGTAGCCGCCGTCGTGGCGATAGACGCGCGGGCGACCGATCCGGTATTCGCTGCCCTGCGGCAGAAGGCAGACCGTATCCTGGCGCGGGACCGCCTGCAGGTCGTCGGTCTCGGCGCAGCGGATGTGATAGCGCGGGAACGGCGTGCCGTCGATCTGTTCCCAGTCGTCGCCCACGGCATACCACAGCCGCCAGCGTCCTTCCTCGTAGCGCGCCGCATGCACCGCGGCGATGGTGCTGCGCCCGGGCGCGCGATCCAGCAGCGGCGTGTCCTGGCGCCGCTGGAACGTCTCGCCGCCATCGGTGGACACCGCCAGCCCGGTGAAGGCCAGGAACTTGGCCTTGGCCACGCGCTGGAAGCCGACATAGAACATGTACAGCCCGTCCGCCGCGGCGACCACGTCGCCGAGGATCATGCCGTTGTCGTCGAAGCAGCCGTCGCGGCCGATGTCCAGCACCGGCGCGGCGCTGACCCGCACCGCCCGGGTCGGATCGTCGCCACGCACATCGACATAGCCGATGCGGCTGACCCCGGCATCGTCGCGGAAGCCGGCATAGACGCGGATCAGCTCGGCATCCAGCCGATGCGGCGTCGGCGTCAGCGCCGAATGCCGCATCCAGCCGCCGACGCCGTCGCGTGCGGTGGCGAACGCCAGGCCGCGTTTGCTCCAGTCGAACATGGCGTCAGAGCGTCACGTCGAAGCTGGACTTGCCGGCCACCGCGCGTGCCGGCGCGCCGACGTAGACCCGGCCCGGTTCGGTGTCGCGGGTGACCAGCGCGCCGGCGCCGATCACGTTGTCCGCGGCGACCTTGACCCCGTCGCTCAGGGTGGCGTTGACCCCGACGAAACTGCTCCGGCCGATCTCGCAATAGCCGGAAATCACCGCGTGCGAGGCGACGAACACGTGGTCGTGGATCACCGTGCGATGGCCGATGTGATTGCCGCTCCACAGGATGCAGTTGTCGCCGATGCGGGTGAACGGCTGCACCACGTTGCCTTCGAACACGAAACAGTTCTCGCCCAGCTGCGCATTGCGCCAGACGAAGGCGCGCGAGCTGACGTAGCTGGCCAGGCGATAGCCGCGGCGCTTGGCGTCGAAATAGAAGCGTGTGCGCAGCCGGTTGAGGCCGCTGGCGGGAATGGCCACGAACGCCTCGACCTTGCCCGGCGGGTACAGCCGCTCCAGTTCGTCGTAGGCCACCACCGGCCGCTCGGCCAGCGTCGGCGCGCTGATGTAGTCGCGCTCGGCGCTGAAGGCGAGCACTTCGTAGTCGCTGTCTTGGCTGAAGTACTCGCAGGCGATCTGTGCCAGCTCGCCCGCGCCGATGATGACCAACGGTTTCGCCATGGCGCTACGCCTCCTGCCTGTGCACGCCGCCCGCTTCGCGCAGGAATTCGTCGTAGTCGAGGATGTAGTCGGCCGGATCGTAGGCCTGGTCGGCCAGCACCATCAGCACGCAGTCGTCGCTGAAATCGTACAGGTCGCGCCACACCATGTTGCCGAGCAGCAGGCCCTGCCGCGGATCGTCCAGCACCACCTGCAGCGGCCCGCTGCCGTCGTCGAGCAGGAACGACACCGAACCGTGCAGGGCGACGGCCAACTGGTTGAGATGGCGGTGCGCGTGCTGCCCGCGGTGCACGCCGTTCTTCGTGGCGAACAGGTAATACACGCGCCGGATGTCGAAAGGCACGTCGCGCTGCTGTTCCAGGGCGACGAGCAGACCGCGCTCGTCGCCGTGCGTACGCAACTGGATTCGTTCGATTGCCATGAGTGTGCCCGACACGGACTCCGACGCGGAGTTACCAGGCTGAGTGCCTCCGGTCTGCGGAAAGGTTGCGCCTGGCCGCACGCAACGCCGATCCGGCGTGCGTCGCCACGCCGACGCAACCTTTTGCCGCGCGCCCGGCACCCATCTGCGACCACCACTGCGCCAGCCGTCGCGCTGACCGCCGGTGGCGCAGCACGACGCCGCGAACGGCAGCGCGCATTCCATCGTTATCACCTGGACAGGGCACGCCACCATGACTTCCTCCACGCAGGCCGACGACAGCGGCTCCCTTTCCGAGACGCCACAGCATCCGCCGCGCACGTCCGCAGCCACCGCGCTGCCGCGGCCGATGGTGGTGCTGCACTGGCTCACCGTGCTGTGCCTGGTGCTGGCGGCGGGCCTGATCCTGCTGCGCGAAGAGGTCGAAGGCCGCGCCGTGCGCCAGTGGCTGCTGGAAGGACATCGCCATTTCGGGCTGTTCGTGCTCGGCCTGTTCTTCCTGCGCGTGGCGCTGCGCCTGCGGCTCGGCAAACGCCACGATGCGGATGCCGCCTCGCCGCTGCTGCGCGCGCTTGCCGGACTC includes these proteins:
- a CDS encoding Wzz/FepE/Etk N-terminal domain-containing protein, yielding MKEDEIYLIDLWRILRREWRWCVLPLLATLALAFAFLHVATRQWQATAWVQVGEFGPTPAGRDPKLEPFQRVIERIKTRLFQDQVLQSLGLPLKGREAALYRSSLKLDPDPYANLIELSLRADSAQQARALATATTAQLQALHRRIQAVPMQQARERLQDIGGELAATQAERTHLLQQQAEGKGSVEQQLLGNMLLSEKNATIRSLKSERDDLFARLGARYTYDTSAPWAAYVPERPAFPNPVLVLAVGLMLGVGLGVFAAIVRNALRRRQAAHVPQPAPAGSGA
- a CDS encoding glycosyltransferase yields the protein MDECGVRDDAPLVSVLVPAYNHERFVQRCLDSVLEDPYPNKEIVIVDDGSSDATAARIAEWIALHGHRVPVRFWQRENRGIAATLNHLVAMASGEFLRLGASDDYLLPGGLAAQVAYLRASPGKTAVIGDAVVVDADGRLLHQSSMRDLHGVDKRLYLSDAGIRRAVIGHWAVSGAVTLVRRSALQARLAWSEELHIEDWDFFLRLVARDALGFIDIAVCAYRLHGANASRTRHLPSRLANLAESRRVALRRAALFDAPCRTLLRAQAHYIAAKIAFLRRDPVLLGCHLLAHAWLSLLARIQPAAPAPLAGRA
- a CDS encoding O-antigen translocase — protein: MNVLRSGVYSGAATAAKLLAALLVLKLVAVYAGPAGVARLGQFTSLMSLLAVLAGGGIGAGIVKYVAEYRDDAQQLARLLGAALGYACCAACAMGVLALLFSHQIAQRLLGDPQYQSLICVLAVAQLGIALVNYILAVVNGFMDVRRLAFIQVAGSVLSVLVVLWLARWLQLYGALLALVAGQVLWLCAGVPALRRSPYFRRDMLRIRFDVEMTRRLAAFSVMTLTSALLPLLVNIGVRDHLAGSFGWQQVGYWQAVSKVSDAYLLFFTTAINVYYLPKLAALRDRAGLLLELRSAYRYVLPAVIVLAAAIYLCRDWLTRLLFAAGFAAAAPLYAPQLVGDVIKIASFVLSYLMLAKAMTRLFVISECVFAASYLGLVYLFTARMGLIGAAYAFAVNYALYLAFNVVVVRRYLGGWR
- a CDS encoding DegT/DnrJ/EryC1/StrS family aminotransferase encodes the protein MSVPFLDLRALNARYADELKAAAARVIDSGWYVLGEELAAFEREFAGYCGTAHAIGVGNGMDALSLILRGYRELGRLREGDEVIVPGNTFIASFLAISENRLQPVPVEPDPISFNLDPACVERAIGPRTRAIMAVHLYGQLADMAALRVLARQHGLLLIEDAAQAHGARLHGRHAGSFGDAAGFSFFPGKNLGALGDGGAVATDDAALAAQIRMLRNYGSDIKYRHLVQGVNSRLDEMQAALLRVKLNHLDADIARRREVAQRYRARIVHPLIQLPQVADEARHAWHLFVLRCARRDALQRHLLASGIHCLVHYPLPPHRQPAYAALSGCSLPLCEQLHREVLSLPIGPTLDADAVEQVIAACLAFEATAP
- a CDS encoding GNAT family N-acetyltransferase, translated to MFSVRPYTAADAPAWDALIAQSRNGNLLHRRGYMEYHAERFVDASLLVERGGAPVAAFPANIEGARVVSHAGLSYAGLLSAHDLRAAATLAVFEQIAAHYRARGVHELLYKAVPHLFHASPADEDLYALHRLGARLQRRDLSSAIALREPLRFAAERRRSICKARKAGLRVQRNADPAQFHALLSQVLQRHGATPTHSLQELRLLCGRFPEQLALYEVRDGQTLLAGTLLYDFGRVVHTQYLACSEQGRRLDALSLLLAELIETRYAQREYFSLGISTEQQGRVLNEGLVTQKERFGARGVVHDFYAWDLR
- a CDS encoding acetyltransferase encodes the protein MAKPLVIIGAGELAQIACEYFSQDSDYEVLAFSAERDYISAPTLAERPVVAYDELERLYPPGKVEAFVAIPASGLNRLRTRFYFDAKRRGYRLASYVSSRAFVWRNAQLGENCFVFEGNVVQPFTRIGDNCILWSGNHIGHRTVIHDHVFVASHAVISGYCEIGRSSFVGVNATLSDGVKVAADNVIGAGALVTRDTEPGRVYVGAPARAVAGKSSFDVTL
- a CDS encoding FdtA/QdtA family cupin domain-containing protein, whose translation is MAIERIQLRTHGDERGLLVALEQQRDVPFDIRRVYYLFATKNGVHRGQHAHRHLNQLAVALHGSVSFLLDDGSGPLQVVLDDPRQGLLLGNMVWRDLYDFSDDCVLMVLADQAYDPADYILDYDEFLREAGGVHRQEA